In a single window of the Candidatus Rhabdochlamydia sp. T3358 genome:
- a CDS encoding ankyrin repeat domain-containing protein: MAIPSILSNPAFSSPSTTSDEINENALKVLGLRSLFEKICSNLNPKDMSNLLQTCKIIKNTHDHLKESNPNHYHLLFAKVFGYIDEDKTCSNIEKVLKKASRSNNLTLIHALMKLNKFKEIKPNSLGWALEKASKKGYLDIVQALVASEKFKEISLPCLNRVLRTSHLPIIEVLTPQYYLLKKASTVNMHSLGWSLKRHSGNGELNMIQALIRFHGFQEVSSDDLGWALENAVSNNHLPIVEAFIESGRFQEIDSYYLGWSLREASEKGHLPIVQALIASNDEFQKISPDDLGWALENASRHSCIYILEDIGFQNDDLKSSFPFLAERGSKEGYPLVVKALIESTRFHEIDSHYLSLALIEAAENGELGIVETLITSNKFQEVSSDNLSKASNKALEKGYTSIVEALNNLHIGV, translated from the coding sequence ATGGCAATACCTTCAATCCTCTCAAACCCTGCTTTCTCATCTCCAAGTACTACGAGTGATGAAATAAATGAAAATGCCCTCAAAGTCTTAGGATTAAGATCATTATTTGAAAAAATTTGCTCAAATCTTAATCCAAAGGATATGAGTAATCTATTGCAAACCTGTAAAATAATCAAAAATACACATGATCATTTAAAAGAATCAAATCCAAACCACTACCATCTTTTGTTCGCAAAAGTTTTTGGATATATTGATGAAGACAAAACTTGCTCCAATATAGAGAAGGTTCTAAAAAAAGCTTCAAGGAGCAACAATCTAACTCTTATACATGCTCTTATGAAGCTTAATAAATTTAAGGAAATCAAACCAAATAGTTTAGGTTGGGCATTAGAAAAAGCTTCGAAAAAGGGCTATTTAGATATTGTACAAGCTCTTGTAGCATCTGAGAAATTTAAAGAAATTAGCCTGCCTTGTCTAAACCGAGTTTTAAGAACCAGTCATTTACCTATTATAGAAGTCCTTACTCCACAATATTACCTACTAAAAAAGGCAAGTACTGTCAATATGCATAGTCTGGGCTGGAGCCTAAAAAGGCATTCAGGGAACGGTGAGCTAAATATGATACAAGCTCTTATAAGGTTTCATGGTTTTCAGGAAGTTAGTTCCGATGATTTAGGCTGGGCCTTGGAAAATGCTGTAAGTAATAATCATCTACCTATTGTAGAAGCTTTTATAGAATCTGGCAGATTCCAGGAAATTGACTCATATTATCTAGGTTGGTCTCTAAGAGAAGCTTCAGAAAAAGGCCATCTACCTATTGTGCAGGCTCTTATAGCATCTAATGATGAATTTCAGAAAATTAGTCCTGATGACTTAGGTTGGGCTTTGGAAAATGCCTCGAGACATAGCTGTATATATATTTTGGAAGATATTGGATTTCAAAATGATGACCTTAAATCTTCTTTCCCATTTTTGGCTGAAAGAGGATCAAAAGAAGGTTATCCACTTGTTGTGAAAGCTCTTATAGAGTCTACTAGATTTCATGAAATTGATTCGCATTACTTAAGCTTAGCTCTAATTGAAGCTGCTGAAAACGGCGAGTTGGGTATTGTAGAAACCCTTATAACATCTAACAAATTTCAGGAAGTTAGTTCGGATAACTTAAGCAAAGCTTCGAACAAGGCTTTAGAAAAGGGTTATACATCTATTGTGGAAGCTCTTAATAACCTCCATATTGGAGTTTAA